In Paralcaligenes sp. KSB-10, the following are encoded in one genomic region:
- a CDS encoding dihydroorotase family protein has product MGMALDTLITNARLLLPHKGLTDGVLGIKDGRIAVIAEHGADLAARETIDCQGLWLLPGIIDPHVHFGFGSPETDFETESRTAALGGTTSALSFHRSKDIRDSFEAARTLAERQSCIDIGFHFGITSHLHVQTLEEISTRFGVSSYKLYMMYKGAAGLAQGFTDIDDGLLYSALRETARIPGAVLGVHCENVEVIPVLRDPLRAAGRDDLKAWNEQSPDFLEAENVHRVCYFASRTHTPVNIVHLSSREALDEVRRHRQRRNGPPIYVESCPHYLFLNDESPAGPYAKVNPPVRGQGDVEAMWEGVLDGSITTIGSDHVPRKRVTKDKNIWAASNGFPGTGMILPIMLHEGYHRRHIPLPRIIELCSANSAHIYNMPSKGSIEIGKDADLLIVDPDLEKMVDPATLESHADYSPYEGMAIKGWPVRTLVRGRTIMQDGRITDEARAHPGGRFLRRL; this is encoded by the coding sequence ATCGGCATGGCTCTAGACACTCTTATCACCAACGCCCGGTTGCTGCTCCCTCATAAAGGACTGACCGACGGCGTGCTTGGCATCAAGGACGGCCGCATCGCCGTCATCGCCGAACACGGAGCCGATCTGGCCGCGCGCGAAACCATCGACTGCCAGGGCCTGTGGCTGCTGCCCGGCATCATCGACCCCCATGTGCATTTCGGATTCGGCTCGCCCGAAACCGACTTCGAAACCGAGTCGCGCACCGCGGCACTGGGCGGCACGACATCCGCCCTGTCGTTTCACCGCTCCAAAGACATACGCGACTCTTTCGAAGCGGCGCGAACCTTGGCCGAACGGCAAAGCTGCATCGACATCGGCTTTCATTTCGGCATCACCAGCCATCTGCATGTTCAAACCCTGGAAGAAATCTCGACTCGCTTCGGCGTGTCCTCGTACAAGCTCTACATGATGTACAAGGGCGCGGCAGGCTTGGCGCAAGGCTTCACCGATATCGACGACGGCCTGCTCTATTCCGCATTGCGCGAGACAGCCCGGATCCCCGGGGCTGTGCTGGGCGTGCATTGCGAAAACGTGGAAGTCATCCCGGTGCTGCGAGACCCGCTGCGCGCCGCGGGAAGGGACGACCTGAAGGCCTGGAACGAACAGAGCCCGGATTTCCTTGAAGCCGAGAATGTCCACAGGGTTTGCTACTTCGCCTCCAGGACCCATACGCCCGTCAATATCGTGCACCTGAGCAGCCGTGAAGCGCTTGACGAGGTGCGCCGCCACCGCCAGCGCCGCAACGGCCCGCCTATCTACGTAGAAAGCTGCCCGCATTATCTTTTTTTGAATGACGAATCGCCCGCCGGCCCTTATGCGAAGGTCAATCCTCCGGTACGCGGCCAGGGCGATGTAGAGGCCATGTGGGAGGGAGTCCTGGATGGGTCGATCACAACTATCGGATCGGATCACGTTCCGCGCAAACGCGTCACGAAAGACAAGAATATCTGGGCGGCGAGCAATGGCTTCCCCGGTACCGGCATGATCCTGCCCATCATGCTGCACGAAGGGTATCACCGCCGCCATATTCCCCTTCCCAGGATCATCGAGCTCTGCTCGGCCAACTCGGCGCATATCTACAACATGCCAAGCAAAGGCAGCATCGAGATCGGCAAAGACGCGGACCTGCTGATAGTCGACCCCGACCTGGAAAAAATGGTCGATCCCGCAACGCTGGAATCCCACGCCGACTATTCACCCTACGAAGGCATGGCCATCAAGGGCTGGCCTGTGCGCACGCTGGTGCGCGGGCGCACCATCATGCAGGACGGGCGCATTACGGACGAAGCGCGTGCCCACCCCGGCGGCCGTTTCCTGCGCCGCCTCTGA
- a CDS encoding GTP-binding protein — protein MSTNDTAEKLPVYLLTGFLGSGKTTLLAQWIHQPSFADTAVIVNEFGEVGLDHALLEKSDDSDIMLLDSGCLCCAMNNPLQDCLEDLYYRRLRTEIAPFGRVVVETSGLADPGPLVNTLMADPSVAAHYRFGGVITCVDAVHGLHALASFREAATQLALADRIILTKIDLAPQAELEAILAAIARHNPFASLIQSPMPDTHATQEVLTNLQAHDIRLESDDQGNGKSATQSPAGRFSHLFRYGISSHVLRVDAAVTWPRYAAWVTAMQRELGEKLLRVKGILSFDDGHIYAIHGVHHLFSPPQSLAGNVPDHALGTLVVIAQDTSENELLRILPLLNEPSA, from the coding sequence ATGTCGACAAACGATACGGCCGAAAAGCTGCCCGTCTATCTATTGACGGGATTTCTCGGCAGCGGCAAAACCACGCTGCTTGCGCAGTGGATACACCAGCCCTCCTTTGCCGATACCGCCGTCATAGTCAACGAATTCGGCGAGGTTGGCCTGGATCACGCGCTTCTGGAAAAATCCGACGACAGCGATATCATGCTGCTGGACTCCGGCTGCCTGTGCTGTGCGATGAACAACCCGCTGCAGGACTGCCTGGAAGACCTGTATTACAGGCGCCTGCGAACAGAGATTGCGCCGTTCGGACGCGTCGTCGTGGAAACCTCGGGCCTGGCCGACCCGGGCCCGCTCGTCAACACTTTGATGGCCGATCCGTCCGTTGCGGCCCACTATCGATTTGGCGGCGTGATTACCTGCGTGGATGCCGTTCACGGCCTGCATGCGCTGGCCTCGTTTCGCGAAGCCGCCACCCAGTTGGCCCTGGCCGACCGCATCATTCTCACCAAAATCGACCTGGCGCCACAAGCGGAGCTGGAAGCCATTCTCGCTGCCATTGCACGGCACAACCCCTTTGCAAGCCTTATACAGTCGCCGATGCCCGATACGCATGCGACCCAGGAAGTTCTGACGAATCTCCAGGCACACGATATCCGGCTCGAGTCCGATGATCAAGGCAATGGCAAGAGTGCGACTCAAAGTCCGGCCGGCCGGTTTTCCCATCTGTTCCGGTACGGGATATCGAGCCATGTGCTCCGTGTCGACGCGGCCGTGACCTGGCCACGCTATGCCGCCTGGGTAACCGCGATGCAGCGTGAACTGGGCGAGAAATTGCTGCGCGTAAAAGGAATCCTCTCCTTCGACGACGGGCATATATACGCCATCCATGGCGTGCACCATCTTTTCAGCCCGCCCCAGTCGCTGGCCGGAAATGTTCCGGACCATGCATTGGGAACCCTGGTGGTGATTGCGCAAGATACTTCGGAAAACGAACTTCTGCGCATTCTTCCTTTGCTGAACGAGCCCTCCGCTTAG
- the cphA gene encoding cyanophycin synthetase — MKKKNIEFINMLFLRGPGIWAYRPVIEAWVDIGELEDYPSNTIPGFYERLVEWLPTLIEHRCSVGERGGFLQRVRQGTWAGHILEHVTLELQSLAGMPGGLGRARETPVRGVYKVIVRAWHEPLTRAALYSARDLVMAAIEDRPFDAPAAIAELRALADSLRLGPSTACIVDAADDRDIPMTRLSEANLVQLGYGARQRRIWTAETDRTSAIAEGISRDKDLTKSLLQACGVPVPEGQLVESPQEAWEAAESIGLPVVVKPCDGNHGRGVFTNLATQSEIETAYGIAVDEGSGVVVERFIRGDEHRLLVVGDRMVAAARGDAAVVVGDGSSTIEQLIESQLNSDPRRGRDEDHPLNFIRLDSAARLELARQNLAHDSIPAVGVQVLIQRNGNVSIDVTDAVHPSVAAAVALAARVVGLDIAGVDLVAEDISRPLEAQRGAIVEVNAGPGLLMHLKPAAGQPRPVGRAIVDHLFPEGDSGRIPIVGVSGSKGKTTVARLVARLLQLSGQYTGLACSSGLFFAKRHVEKTDCANWAAGHRVLINRAVQAAVIENSNRTILSEGLAYDRCQVGIVTNLDPADILPEFYVHEPEQIATVLRTQVDVVLPGGTAVLNADDPLLANMASLCDGAVVFFGMDDTGSTMAEHLAGGGRAVFVRDAWVVLADGRTETRLTEISSIPLTEGGQIVFQIRNVLAAVAAAWALDIAPDLIRAGVETFGAEPTDSALENASPVLEISG, encoded by the coding sequence ATGAAAAAGAAAAACATTGAGTTCATCAATATGCTGTTTTTGCGTGGACCGGGCATTTGGGCCTATCGGCCCGTCATTGAAGCCTGGGTCGATATCGGCGAACTGGAGGATTACCCCTCCAACACGATCCCCGGTTTCTACGAGCGCCTGGTTGAGTGGCTGCCTACCCTGATCGAGCATCGCTGCAGTGTCGGCGAACGCGGCGGCTTTCTGCAGCGTGTGCGCCAGGGCACCTGGGCCGGGCATATTCTCGAGCACGTTACCCTTGAACTGCAGAGCCTGGCCGGCATGCCGGGCGGCCTGGGCCGGGCTCGCGAAACCCCGGTGCGCGGGGTCTATAAAGTCATAGTGCGCGCCTGGCACGAGCCGCTGACGCGCGCCGCGTTGTATTCGGCGCGCGACCTGGTGATGGCGGCGATAGAAGACCGGCCGTTCGATGCGCCGGCGGCCATCGCCGAGTTGCGCGCGCTGGCCGATTCCTTGCGGCTGGGCCCCAGTACCGCTTGCATCGTCGATGCGGCCGACGACAGGGATATTCCCATGACCCGCCTGAGCGAAGCGAACCTGGTTCAGCTGGGTTATGGGGCGCGTCAGCGCCGCATCTGGACGGCGGAAACCGATCGCACCAGTGCCATTGCCGAAGGCATTTCGCGCGACAAAGACCTGACCAAAAGCCTGTTGCAGGCCTGCGGCGTGCCCGTTCCCGAAGGGCAACTGGTTGAAAGCCCGCAAGAAGCCTGGGAGGCGGCCGAGTCGATTGGCTTGCCGGTGGTTGTCAAGCCTTGCGACGGCAATCACGGGCGCGGCGTTTTTACCAATCTGGCTACGCAGTCTGAAATAGAAACGGCGTATGGCATTGCGGTCGATGAAGGCAGCGGCGTCGTGGTTGAACGTTTTATCCGGGGCGATGAGCATCGCCTGCTGGTGGTGGGCGATCGCATGGTGGCCGCGGCGCGCGGTGACGCGGCCGTTGTGGTGGGCGATGGCAGCTCCACCATCGAGCAATTGATTGAAAGCCAGCTGAATTCCGATCCGCGGCGCGGGCGCGATGAAGATCACCCGCTCAATTTCATCCGGCTGGATTCGGCGGCCCGGCTTGAGCTCGCCCGCCAGAACCTGGCTCATGACTCCATCCCCGCGGTGGGCGTTCAGGTGCTGATCCAGCGCAATGGCAATGTGTCCATCGATGTCACCGATGCCGTGCACCCCAGTGTCGCCGCCGCGGTGGCGCTCGCGGCACGCGTAGTCGGCCTGGATATTGCCGGCGTCGATCTGGTCGCCGAGGATATTTCGCGGCCGCTCGAGGCTCAGCGCGGCGCCATCGTCGAAGTCAATGCGGGCCCCGGCCTGCTCATGCATTTAAAGCCGGCTGCCGGCCAGCCCCGGCCGGTCGGACGAGCCATTGTCGACCACTTGTTCCCTGAAGGCGACAGCGGCCGTATCCCGATTGTGGGGGTCAGTGGAAGCAAAGGGAAAACAACGGTTGCGCGTCTGGTTGCACGGTTGCTGCAATTGAGCGGCCAATACACCGGGCTGGCCTGCAGCAGCGGGCTGTTTTTCGCCAAACGGCATGTCGAGAAAACGGATTGCGCCAACTGGGCCGCGGGGCACCGGGTGTTGATCAATCGGGCCGTGCAGGCCGCGGTTATCGAAAACAGCAATCGCACGATTCTGAGCGAGGGCCTTGCTTACGATCGATGCCAGGTCGGGATCGTGACCAATCTCGATCCGGCCGATATCCTGCCCGAATTCTATGTGCATGAGCCGGAGCAGATCGCCACTGTCTTGCGCACTCAAGTCGATGTAGTGCTCCCCGGCGGCACGGCTGTACTCAATGCCGACGACCCGCTGCTCGCCAATATGGCGTCGCTGTGCGATGGCGCCGTTGTCTTCTTCGGCATGGACGATACCGGATCAACCATGGCCGAACATCTGGCGGGCGGTGGGCGTGCCGTATTCGTGCGCGATGCCTGGGTCGTGCTGGCCGATGGCCGCACTGAAACGCGCCTGACTGAAATCTCTTCGATTCCCCTGACCGAGGGCGGCCAGATCGTCTTCCAGATCCGCAATGTTCTGGCTGCGGTGGCGGCGGCCTGGGCCCTGGACATTGCCCCGGATCTGATTCGTGCGGGCGTGGAAACCTTTGGTGCGGAGCCGACCGATTCGGCCTTGGAAAATGCGTCGCCTGTGCTGGAAATATCGGGCTGA
- a CDS encoding isochorismatase family protein produces the protein MSDTKRIWDDFLTERDQEVLKVAGYGKRGGFGKRPALFIIDVQYNFCGDTPQEILDGLKQYRTHCGKEAWDAVAHMVPLLKLARDKNIPVFYTESGRRPDLMDSGVQVGKNHRGGEKTVIAHTHATETVEPLAPRPQDIRISKQKPSCFFGTIFMSHLNFLDVDTLILVGCTSSGCLRATAVDAYSYNFKVIIPEEAAFDRFQASHAINLFDLNCKYADVIPSREVEEYLENLPLREAS, from the coding sequence ATGAGCGATACAAAACGAATCTGGGATGATTTCCTTACCGAACGCGACCAGGAAGTACTGAAAGTGGCTGGCTATGGAAAACGCGGCGGCTTTGGCAAGCGCCCGGCGCTGTTCATCATCGATGTTCAATACAATTTTTGCGGCGATACCCCACAGGAAATTCTCGACGGCCTCAAGCAATACCGCACGCACTGCGGCAAAGAAGCCTGGGATGCCGTCGCGCATATGGTGCCGCTCTTGAAGCTGGCGCGCGACAAGAACATTCCCGTGTTCTACACGGAAAGCGGCCGGCGCCCCGACCTGATGGACAGCGGCGTACAGGTGGGCAAGAATCATCGCGGCGGCGAAAAAACGGTCATCGCCCATACCCATGCCACCGAGACGGTGGAACCCTTGGCGCCGCGTCCGCAGGACATTCGCATCAGCAAGCAGAAACCCTCGTGCTTCTTCGGCACGATTTTCATGAGCCATCTGAACTTTCTTGACGTGGACACCCTGATCCTGGTGGGCTGCACTTCGTCCGGGTGCCTGCGCGCAACAGCTGTCGATGCCTACTCGTACAACTTCAAGGTCATCATTCCCGAAGAAGCCGCTTTCGACCGCTTCCAGGCCAGCCATGCGATCAATCTGTTCGACCTGAACTGCAAATACGCCGACGTCATTCCCTCGCGTGAAGTGGAGGAATACCTTGAAAACCTGCCCCTGCGGGAAGCCAGCTGA
- a CDS encoding ABC transporter ATP-binding protein — MKTELNDAGAAVGDLPDAWRKSLESRLTGQETVLAWLETDLDTRLHFAAGLIAVTERQLLARAPGESDWQSWPFQEGLVLRHQDHGGVGSLELHDAHARLANWRYTLGHNPAAMRLIAQFDHQRDVALHGKAAASRAEAHLSRTQELQSPPSTWALLRLWSFARPYHMPLLVGFLLTLASTAAALVPPYLTMPLMDNVLIPFQNGAPIDYGLVRLYLGGLLASSLLAWLLGWGRTYILAWVSERIGADLRTATYQHLQKLSLQYFGGKRTGDLIARIGSESDRICIFLSLHLLDFATDVLMIVMTAAILLAINPWLALATLIPLPFIAWLIHLVRDRLRHGFEKVDRIWSEITNVLADTIPGIRVVKAFAQERREVARFREANNRNLLVNDRVNTVWSLFTPTVTLLTEIGLLVVWAFGIWLVSYEEITVGVLTAFLTYISRFYIRLDSMSRIVSFTQKAAAGAKRIFDILDHVSSVPEPLNPVHIAHVEGRIELRRIGFRYGNRSVIKEINLDIAPGEMIGLVGHSGSGKSTLVNLICRFYDVSQGAICIDGVDIRSLPISEYRRNIGLVLQEPFLFFGTIAENIAYGKPEASRQEIIAAARAANAHEFILRLAHGYDSLVGERGQALSGGERQRISIARALLINPRILILDEATSSVDTATENEIQKALDNLVRGRTTISIAHRLSTLRQADRLVVLDHGNIVEVGRHDELLAQNGAYSRLYQAQARGEEPISSDGEWAEDDESEIE; from the coding sequence ATGAAAACTGAATTGAACGATGCCGGCGCCGCCGTCGGCGATTTGCCGGATGCCTGGCGCAAATCCCTGGAGTCCCGCCTGACCGGGCAGGAAACCGTCCTCGCCTGGCTAGAGACGGATCTGGACACTCGCCTGCATTTCGCCGCCGGCCTGATCGCAGTCACCGAGCGCCAACTGCTGGCCAGGGCTCCGGGCGAATCGGACTGGCAATCATGGCCATTCCAGGAAGGGCTGGTGCTGCGTCACCAGGATCACGGCGGCGTCGGTAGCCTGGAATTGCATGATGCGCACGCGCGCCTGGCAAACTGGCGTTACACACTAGGCCATAATCCGGCGGCCATGCGGCTGATTGCGCAGTTCGATCATCAGCGCGATGTCGCTCTGCACGGCAAGGCGGCCGCATCCAGGGCCGAAGCACACTTGAGCAGAACCCAGGAACTGCAGTCGCCGCCGTCGACCTGGGCCTTGCTGCGCCTATGGAGCTTTGCAAGGCCCTATCACATGCCCTTGCTGGTCGGCTTTCTGCTGACGCTTGCCTCGACGGCAGCGGCGCTGGTGCCACCCTACCTGACCATGCCGCTCATGGACAATGTGCTGATCCCATTCCAGAACGGCGCTCCGATCGACTACGGCCTGGTCCGGCTGTATCTGGGCGGGCTGCTGGCGTCGTCCCTGCTTGCCTGGCTGCTGGGCTGGGGACGTACCTATATCCTGGCGTGGGTCAGTGAACGCATCGGGGCCGATCTGCGCACCGCAACCTACCAGCATTTGCAAAAACTTTCCTTGCAATATTTTGGCGGCAAGCGCACCGGCGACCTGATCGCCCGGATCGGCTCCGAGTCCGACCGCATTTGCATATTTCTCTCGCTGCATCTGCTGGATTTCGCCACCGATGTGCTGATGATCGTCATGACCGCCGCGATCCTGCTTGCCATCAATCCCTGGCTGGCCCTGGCCACCCTGATTCCCTTGCCGTTCATTGCCTGGCTTATCCATCTGGTGCGCGACCGTCTGCGTCATGGCTTCGAAAAGGTCGACCGCATCTGGTCCGAGATTACCAATGTGCTGGCCGATACGATTCCCGGCATCCGGGTCGTCAAGGCGTTTGCGCAGGAACGACGGGAAGTGGCCCGTTTCCGGGAAGCCAATAACCGCAACCTGCTCGTCAACGATCGAGTCAACACGGTGTGGTCGCTGTTTACCCCAACGGTCACCCTGTTGACTGAAATCGGCCTGCTCGTCGTGTGGGCCTTCGGCATATGGCTGGTCTCGTACGAAGAGATCACCGTGGGGGTGCTCACCGCATTCCTGACCTACATCAGCCGCTTCTATATCCGGCTCGACTCCATGAGCCGCATCGTTTCGTTCACGCAAAAAGCGGCTGCCGGCGCCAAACGGATCTTCGACATACTGGACCATGTGTCCAGCGTTCCAGAACCGCTCAACCCGGTTCATATCGCCCACGTGGAAGGGCGCATCGAACTGCGCCGCATCGGCTTTCGCTACGGCAACCGCTCCGTCATCAAGGAAATCAACCTGGATATCGCGCCCGGCGAGATGATAGGCCTGGTGGGCCACAGCGGCTCGGGCAAGAGCACGCTCGTGAACCTGATCTGCCGCTTCTACGATGTCTCGCAAGGTGCAATATGCATCGACGGCGTCGATATCCGCTCGCTCCCCATTTCCGAATATCGACGCAATATCGGCCTGGTGCTGCAAGAGCCATTCCTGTTTTTCGGCACCATCGCCGAAAATATCGCCTATGGCAAACCCGAGGCCAGCCGACAGGAAATCATTGCGGCGGCGCGCGCCGCCAATGCCCATGAATTCATTCTGCGCCTGGCGCATGGCTACGATTCGCTGGTGGGGGAGCGCGGGCAAGCCTTGTCGGGCGGCGAGCGGCAGCGCATTTCCATTGCCCGCGCGCTGCTCATCAATCCGCGCATACTGATTCTCGACGAAGCCACTTCGTCGGTCGACACAGCAACCGAAAACGAAATCCAGAAAGCGCTCGACAACCTGGTGCGGGGCCGCACCACCATTTCGATTGCCCACCGCCTGAGCACGCTGCGCCAGGCCGATCGGCTGGTCGTACTCGATCACGGGAACATCGTTGAAGTGGGACGGCACGACGAGCTGCTCGCACAGAACGGCGCCTATTCCCGCCTATACCAGGCCCAGGCCCGCGGAGAAGAACCCATATCGAGCGACGGCGAATGGGCTGAAGACGACGAAAGCGAAATTGAATGA
- the cphA gene encoding cyanophycin synthetase → MEVSRVRTLRGPNLWCRQTAIQAIVSCTEAESVIGDMDVFETRLRARFPDIDILNPAGQDQANSMARILAYAALGLQAQAGCPVTFSRISPTVEPGVYQVIVEYSEESVGHLAFELAEQLCIAAMQDAPFDLADALARLRELNEDVRLGPSTGAIVQAALKRGIPYRRLTQGSVVQFGWGSRQRRIQAAETDRSSAIAESIAQDKELTKSLLAAAGVPVPDGRCVASAEEAWQAAVQIGSPVVVKPRDGNQGKGVSVNVQGRDRVLAAYELASTNSSDVIVERYFPGHDFRLLVVGDTLVAAARRDPPQVIGDGRHSIAQLVELINADPLRGEGHGTSLTKVRLDDTAMATMALQGHSADSILKKGVLVVLRNNANLSTGGTATDVTDHVHPELAASAVAAAQMVGLDICGIDLVSQNVYEPLDKQGGCIVEVNAAPGLRMHLSPSYGKGRAVGDAIIDNMFAENENGRIPVVAVAGTNGKTTTVRLIAHLLAGTGRRVGMTNSDGVYIGAQRIDTGDCSGPRSARNVLLHPDVDAAVFETARGGILREGLGFDRCNVAVVTNVGTGDHLGLSFISTVEDLAIVKRVIVENVAPDGWAVLNAADPIVAAMAENCPGSVIYFAHDRSHPLLATHRAQGRRAVYVDGGDIVLAEGRFEHRIALADIPLTRQGTIGFQVENAMAALAAAWALDLDWESLRTGVGSFVSDAQTAPGRFNVFSYRGATLVADYGHNPDAIQALVQALATMPATRRKVVISGAGDRRDVDIRRQTEILGDAFDEVILYQDMCQRGRADGEVLALLQEGLVSARRTTDVQEIRGEFLAIDTALGELQAGELCLVLVDQVEEALAHIAQRIAEG, encoded by the coding sequence ATGGAAGTGTCACGTGTACGGACCCTGCGCGGCCCTAATCTCTGGTGCCGGCAAACGGCGATCCAAGCCATTGTGTCCTGCACCGAGGCCGAAAGCGTCATCGGCGACATGGATGTGTTTGAAACCCGGTTGCGGGCGCGTTTTCCCGATATCGATATTCTGAATCCCGCCGGCCAGGATCAGGCCAATTCAATGGCCCGCATCCTGGCCTATGCGGCCCTGGGGCTTCAGGCCCAGGCCGGTTGCCCGGTAACGTTCAGCAGGATTTCGCCCACCGTCGAACCGGGCGTGTATCAAGTCATTGTCGAATACAGCGAAGAGTCCGTCGGCCACCTGGCCTTTGAGTTGGCCGAGCAATTGTGTATCGCGGCCATGCAAGACGCGCCTTTCGATCTGGCCGATGCGCTGGCGCGTTTGCGCGAATTGAATGAGGATGTGCGTTTGGGGCCCAGCACCGGAGCCATAGTCCAGGCCGCATTGAAGCGCGGTATTCCTTATCGCCGCCTGACCCAGGGCAGCGTGGTGCAGTTCGGCTGGGGCAGCAGGCAGCGGCGCATCCAGGCCGCCGAAACCGACCGCAGCAGTGCGATTGCCGAGTCGATTGCGCAAGACAAAGAGCTGACCAAGTCGCTGCTTGCCGCGGCGGGCGTGCCGGTGCCGGATGGACGTTGTGTTGCCAGTGCCGAAGAGGCTTGGCAGGCAGCCGTGCAGATTGGCAGCCCGGTGGTCGTCAAGCCGCGCGACGGCAACCAGGGCAAAGGGGTGTCTGTCAATGTGCAAGGGCGGGACCGGGTGCTGGCGGCCTATGAACTGGCCAGCACCAATAGTTCCGACGTCATTGTCGAGCGTTACTTTCCCGGTCACGATTTCCGCCTGCTGGTGGTGGGCGACACCCTGGTTGCCGCGGCGCGTCGCGATCCGCCGCAGGTCATCGGAGACGGCAGGCACAGCATTGCGCAACTGGTGGAACTGATCAATGCCGACCCTTTGCGCGGCGAAGGTCATGGCACTTCCCTGACTAAAGTGCGGCTCGACGATACCGCCATGGCCACCATGGCCTTGCAAGGCCATAGCGCCGATTCGATTCTGAAAAAAGGCGTCCTGGTTGTGCTGCGCAATAATGCCAACCTCAGCACGGGAGGAACCGCCACGGATGTGACCGACCATGTCCACCCGGAGCTGGCGGCCAGCGCCGTTGCCGCGGCACAGATGGTCGGGCTGGACATTTGCGGTATCGATCTGGTCAGCCAGAACGTCTACGAACCGCTGGACAAACAGGGCGGTTGTATTGTCGAGGTCAATGCCGCGCCAGGCCTGCGCATGCATCTGAGCCCGTCGTATGGCAAGGGGCGCGCCGTGGGCGACGCGATTATCGACAATATGTTCGCCGAAAATGAAAACGGCCGCATCCCCGTGGTCGCGGTTGCCGGCACCAATGGCAAGACGACCACCGTGCGCCTGATTGCCCATTTGCTTGCCGGCACCGGACGGCGTGTGGGCATGACCAATTCCGACGGCGTGTATATCGGTGCCCAGCGCATCGACACGGGCGATTGCAGCGGGCCTCGCAGCGCCCGCAATGTGCTGCTGCATCCCGATGTCGATGCGGCGGTATTCGAAACCGCGCGCGGCGGCATCCTGCGCGAGGGGCTGGGCTTCGATCGCTGCAATGTCGCGGTGGTCACCAATGTGGGCACAGGGGATCATCTGGGCCTGAGCTTTATCAGCACGGTGGAAGATCTGGCCATCGTCAAGCGGGTCATTGTCGAAAACGTGGCCCCGGATGGATGGGCGGTGTTGAATGCGGCCGACCCTATCGTCGCGGCCATGGCCGAGAATTGTCCGGGGTCGGTCATCTATTTTGCTCACGACCGGAGTCATCCGCTGCTGGCGACGCATCGCGCGCAAGGGCGGCGCGCGGTCTATGTCGATGGCGGCGATATTGTCCTGGCCGAGGGCCGCTTCGAGCATCGCATTGCGCTGGCCGACATTCCCCTTACCCGCCAGGGCACCATCGGCTTTCAGGTCGAAAATGCCATGGCGGCCCTGGCCGCCGCCTGGGCGCTGGATCTGGATTGGGAAAGCCTGCGGACAGGGGTGGGTTCTTTTGTCAGCGATGCCCAGACGGCGCCGGGCCGCTTCAATGTTTTTTCCTATCGGGGTGCGACGCTGGTTGCCGATTACGGCCACAATCCTGATGCCATCCAGGCTCTGGTGCAGGCGCTGGCCACGATGCCTGCTACCCGACGCAAAGTGGTGATCAGCGGGGCTGGCGACCGGCGCGATGTCGACATCCGCCGCCAGACGGAGATATTGGGCGATGCTTTCGACGAGGTAATCCTGTATCAGGACATGTGTCAGCGCGGCCGTGCCGATGGCGAGGTGCTTGCTTTGCTTCAGGAAGGCTTGGTCAGCGCGCGGCGAACCACCGATGTGCAGGAGATCCGCGGAGAGTTCCTGGCTATCGATACCGCGTTGGGCGAATTGCAGGCTGGCGAATTGTGCCTGGTTCTGGTCGATCAGGTGGAGGAAGCGTTGGCGCACATTGCGCAACGGATTGCGGAGGGCTAG